In the Salmo trutta chromosome 33, fSalTru1.1, whole genome shotgun sequence genome, one interval contains:
- the LOC115172638 gene encoding signal-induced proliferation-associated 1-like protein 1 isoform X1: MTSLKRPPMERIVGGSIPASDEFYTRHLRLANGGARTDSAHLQGGPGVPKMGVRARVAEWPPRKDLGALWQVTMEADSPGLAGGGHSHLKLGHLMSPQDSSMLRNIQNTLKSKTQTASYSPDSHYLSPGDYRVPSHRNTGRIRQRSNSDITISELDGGGDSGEDLGPSGAKWSPLHREYGSTSSIDQHGASGESFFEMLKGYQGVKPDQRSPAPDRLEDLLTAGLKQASIELHEETSESQASSRVKEREKPPKRRSKSETGGESIFRKLRSVRGESDSPRAGSDAEDGRSDDGVTPLKPWVCQRGFSHYDVQSMMFDLKKVIQSRQTAAVKRKNTTTGASAAAAASTTSTVSSIQSLAYSSPTGSQEELSTGARDSPSMDCGDEQSNELLLNCPCFCNEIGATCRRRAGGGPPRQGSGGSGTLGGENSLFESSLSSHCTNAGVAVLEGPKDNPSALSDRGKHYIAEHVDLGAYYYRKFFYLREHWNYFGMDEALGPVAVSLRREKQEEHKEHGQQYNYRVIFRTSELTTLRGSILEDAVPSSSKHGTTRGLPLKEVLEYLLPELDVPCLRLALNTPKVTEQLMKLDEQGLSFQVKVGVMYCRAGQSSEEEMYNNETAGPALEEFLQLLGERVRLKGFTKYRAQLDIKTDSTGTHSLYTAYRDYEIMFHVSTMLPYTPNNKQQLLRKRHIGNDIVTIVFQEPGALPFTPKTIFSHFQHVFIIVRVHSPCSDNTCYSVAVTRSRDVPSFGPPIPKGVTFPKSSVFRDFLLAKVINAENAAHKSEKFRAMATRTRQEYLRDLAERHVTGTPVEPTGKFPFISLAHKRRERVRPYSGAELRSLGAVTWPVHAEDQVAGAERECLLAISNDFLILLDQEAKAVVFNCATRDVIGWSSGSPASMKIYYERGESVSLRSINNNTEDFGEVVKRLELLTKGSQTTEMILRRNGLGQLGFHVNFEGIVAEVESYGYAWQAGLRQGSRLVEICKVAVASLSHEQMIDLLRTSVTVKVVIIPPHEDSTPRRGCSELYHMPLVDYKNHKEGMPYEFKFPFRSNNNNKWPRTSSSPQSRTTVAGGTLIKAPASDYQDRAGVIPRSVSSDGRPLNPKRYSPGNDNYALACSIVMGRSPHTRNSPTSLSYTDTGSAGSNHWRQKSMPDGFNNNNRHSPVSAERQGVGEGSNGTKPAPGWPREGDGANRGADRATTDLAVTKAAVPRLQEQGGDLSPNKNIKVEASYSSSQSGSNTLSSNASSSAHSDEKWYEIGSSRTGVRPDSELIGYLQRESTDSGIDATSYGASGSGGSRAKERRAPETSPSAPDSPAPPGSSEDPAQSPPVFPSAPDSGSYTLSDAASHSSTLSSGHSGSPMGPGCSPSSSQEESALTTSPTSQTSLSPGGPKSFYPRQGATSKFLIGWRKPGGTINSVDFGNIRKRHQSDGLLGGNPQLRAQLRAQSPQRVNKSNLQEDLKKLITLDSPPPSSHDQKPSFPAPPPSRRSLQRTLSDESIYSGQREPSYSGHRETPNDLLFNCSTVPRSPTARHAPPRQPSHKSLGDLCESSSQDQGGMRQQLGDPGLMPLPNSGADRALDWSNLVDAAKAFEGRQIQRLLSVNDESSRPEVTDTSPQQAEPQAAPERHPSPGESPACLMGKVSQLESMVKLLQDDLNKEKDTKMSLQAQIQSLREHNQRLQEESYSASAKLKKFTEWVFNTIDMN; the protein is encoded by the exons ATGACCAGTCTGAAGCGCCCACCCATGGAGCGCATCGTCGGGGGTTCTATCCCTGCCTCTGATGAGTTCTACACCCGCCACCTCCGCCTGGCCAACGGAGGGGCACGTACAGACAGCGCCCACCTTCAAGGAGGCCCGGGGGTGCCCAAAATGGGGGTGCGCGCACGGGTTGCTGAATGGCCCCCGAGGAAGGACTTGGGAGCTCTGTGGCAAGTTACCATGGAGGCAGACTCCCCAGGCCTGGCCGGAGGGGGGCACAGCCACCTGAAACTAGGTCACCTGATGAGCCCCCAGGACTCCTCCATGCTCCGCAACATCCAGAACACACTGAAGAGTAAAACCCAGACGGCCAGCTACAGCCCAGACAGCCACTACCTGTCCCCGGGAGACTACAGAGTCCCATCCCACAGGAACACCGGCCGCATCCGCCAGCGCAGCAACAGTGACATCACCATCAGTGAGCTGGATGGTGGCGGGGACAGTGGGGAGGACTTGGGCCCCTCAGGGGCCAAGTGGTCCCCTCTACACAGAGAGTATGGCAGTACCTCCTCTATAGACCAGCACGGGGCGTCAGGGGAGAGTTTCTTTGAGATGTTGAAGGGCTACCAGGGAGTGAAGCCTGACCAGCGCAGCCCCGCTCCAGACAGACTAGAGGATCTGCTGACTGCTGGACTCAAGCAGGCCTCAATAGAACTACATGAGGAGACTAGTGAGAGCCAGGCATCCAGCAGAGTCAAGGAGAGAGAAAAGCCCCCAAAGAGACGCTCCAAGTCTGAGACAGGGGGCGAGTCTATATTCCGGAAGCTTCGCAGCGTGCGGGGGGAATCTGACTCGCCCCGAGCCGGGTCTGATGCTGAGGACGGCCGTTCAGATGATGGGGTCACCCCCCTCAAGCCCTGGGTCTGCCAGAGGGGCTTCTCCCACTACGACGTGCAGAGCATGATGTTTGACCTGAAAAAGGTGATCCAGAGCAGGCAGACGGCGGCAGTGAAGAGGAAGAACACCACCACGGGGGCGTCTGCTGCGGCTGCAGCCTCCACCACTTCCACCGTGTCCTCCATCCAGAGCCTGGCCTATAGCTCCCCCACTGGCAGTCAGGAGGAGCTTAGCACCGGGGCCAGGGACAGCCCCAGCATGGACTGCGGGGATGAGCAGAGCAATGAACTGCTCCTCAACTGCCCCTGCTTCTGCAATGAGATTGGGGCCACCTGCAGGCGCAGGGCAGGGGGCGGTCCCCCCAGACAGGGGAGTGGAGGCTCAGGGACCCTGGGAGGCGAGAACAGCCTGTTTGAGTCGTCCCTCAGCTCCCACTGCACTAACGCTGGGGTGGCAGTGCTGGAGGGGCCCAAGGACAACCCCAGTGCCCTCAGTGATCGGGGCAAACACTACATCGCAGAACACGTGGACCTGGGAGCCTACTACTACAGGAAGTTCTTCTACCTTAGAG aacACTGGAACTACTTTGGGATGGACGAGGCTCTGGGTCCGGTGGCTGTGAGTCTGCGCAGGGAGAAACAGGAGGAGCACAAAGAGCACGGCCAGCAGTACAACTACCGGGTCATCTTCAGAACCTCAGAG TTGACCACACTCCGGGGGTCTATTCTGGAGGACGCGGTCCCCTCGTCCTCTAAGCATGGCACTACCCGCGGGCTGCCCCTGAAGGAGGTGCTGGAGTACCTGCTACCAGAGCTGGACGTGCCCTGCCTCCGCCTGGCCCTCAACACGCCCAAGGTCacagaacagctgatgaaactggacGAACAGGGG cTGAGTTTCCAGGTGAAGGTGGGGGTGATGTACTGCAGGGCGGGGCAGAGCAGTGAGGAGGAGATGTACAATAATGAAACGGCGGGCCCTGCCCTGGAAGAGTTCCTACAGCTGCTAGGGGAGAGAGTCCGCCTCAAAGGCTTTACCAAGTACCGCGCCCAGCTCGACATCAAGa CTGATTCCACTGGCACCCACTCCCTTTACACGGCCTACAGGGACTATGAGATCATGTTCCACGTGTCTACAATGCTGCCCTACACACCCAACAACAAACAACAG TTGCTGAGGAAGAGACACATTGGGAACGACATCGTCACCATCGTGTTCCAGGAGCCGGGAGCCCTCCCCTTCACCCCCAAGACCATCTTCTCCCACTTCCAACACGTGTTCATCATCGTCCGCGTACACAGCCCCTGCTCCGACAACACCTGCTACAG cgtGGCTGTGACTCGTTCCAGGGATGTGCCCTCCTTTGGCCCCCCTATCCCCAAGGGCGTGACCTTCCCCAAGTCCAGCGTCTTCAGGGACTTCCTGCTGGCCAAGGTCATCAACGCTGAGAACGCCGCCCACAAGTCTGAGAAGTTCAGAGCCATGGCGACACGCACGCGACAGGAGTACCTGCGGGACCTGGCAGAACGTCACGTGACCGGCACGCCGGTTGAGCCCACAGGGAAATTCCCCTTCATCTCATTGGCTCACAAGCGGAGAGAGAGGGTGCGGCCATACAGTGGGGCAGAGCTACGGAGCCTGGGGGCGGTGACATGGCCGGTGCATGCGGAGGACCAGGTAGCCGGGGCGGAGAGGGAGTGTCTACTGGCCATCTCCAACGACTTCCTCATCCTATTGGACCAGGAGGCCAAAGCCGTGGTCTTCAACTGCGCCACGCGCGACGTCATTGGCTGGTCCTCGGGCAGCCCTGCCTCCATGAAGATCTACTATGAGCGTGGGGAGAGCGTGTCGCTGCGCTCCATCAACAACAACACGGAGGACTTTGGAGAGGTGGTCAAACGCCTGGAG CTTCTGACTAAGGGCAGCCAGACCACAGAGATGATCCTGAGGAGGAACGGTCTGGGCCAGCTGGGCTTCCATGTGAACTTTGAGGGCATCGTAGCGGAAGTCGAGTCCTACGGATACGCCTGGCAGGCGGGGCTGCGCCAGGGCAGCAGACTGGTAGAGATCTGTAAGGTGGCCGTGGCATCGCTGTCCCACGAGCAGATGATCGACCTGCTGAGGACCTCCGTCACTGTCAAGGTGGTCATCATCCCCCCGCACGAGGACTCCACCCCTCGCAG AGGCTGTTCAGAGCTGTACCACATGCCCCTGGTGGACTATAAGAACCACAAGGAGGGGATGCCCTATGAGTTTAAATTCCCCTTccgcagcaacaacaacaacaagtggCCCCGCACCTCCTCCAGCCCCCAGAGCCGCACCACAGTGGCGGGGGGGACGCTCATCAAGGCCCCGGCTTCAGACTATCAGGACCGGGCCGGAGTTATCCCGCGCAGTGTGTCCAGCGACGGGCGCCCTCTCAACCCCAAAAG GTATTCCCCAGGGAATGATAACTATGCCCTGGCCTGTTCAATCGTGATGGGCCGCTCTCCACACACCCGCAACTCCCCCACCAGTCTCTCCTACACAGACACCGGGAGTGCAGGCTCCAACCACTGGAGACAGAAGTCCATGCCAGACGG GTTTAACAACAATAACCGTCACTCCCCTGTGTCTGCTGAGCGTCAGGGAGTTGGAGAAGGGTCTAACGGGACTAAGCCTGCCCCCGGATGGCCCCGAGAGGGGGATGGGGCCAACAGGGGAGCCGATAGAGCCACAACAG ACCTAGCTGTCACCAAGGCTGCAGTACCTCGTCTCCAGGAGCAGGGGGGGGACCTGTCCcccaacaagaacatcaag GTGGAAGCTTCCTACTCCTCCAGCCAATCAGGCAGTAACACACTGTCCAGTAACGCCTCCAGCTCCGCCCACAGTGATGAGAAGTGGTATGAGATTGGCTCCAGCAGGACAGGGGTGCGGCCTGACTCAGAGCTCATCGGCTACCTGCAGCGGGAGTCCACAGACAGCGGCATCGACGCTACCTCTTACGGGGCTTCAGGGTCCGGGGGCTCCAGGGCCAAAGAGCGGCGGGCCCCAGAGACCTCTCCTTCAGCCCCGGACTCACCCGCCCCCCCAGGGAGCAGCGAGGACCCAGCCCAGAGCCCACCTGTGTTCCCCTCAGCGCCAGACAGTGGCTCCTATACCCTCAGTGATGCTGCTTCCCATTCCAG TACTCTGAgctccggccactccggcagtcccATGGGTCCAGGCTGCAGCCCCAGCTCCTCCCAGGAGGAGTCAGCCCTGaccacctcccccacctcccagACTTCCCTTTCCCCTGGAGGCCCCAAGAGCTTCTACCCCCGCCAGGGAGCCACCTCCAAGTTCCTTATTGGCTGGAGGAAGCCTGGAGGCACCATCAACTCTGTGGACTTTGGCAACATACGCAA ACGTCACCAGAGTGATGGGTTGCTGGGTGGCAACCCCCAGCTCCGGGCCCAACTCAGGGCCCAATCCCCCCAGCGGGTCAACAAGTCCAACCTGCAGGAAGACCTGAAGAAACTCATCACCCTGGACAGCCCCCCGCCGTCCTCTCATGATCAAAAG cCCTCATTCCCCGCCCCCCCTCCCAGCCGGCGCTCCCTGCAGAGGACCCTGTCAGACGAGAGCATCTACAGCGGGCAGCGGGAGCCCTCGTACAGCGGGCACAGAGAGACACCCAACGACCTGCTCTTCAACTGCTCCACCGTGCCCCGCTCGCCCACCGCCCGCCACGCGCCACCCCGACAACCCTCACACAAGTCTCTGG gTGACCTGTGTGAGTCGTCCAGCCAGGACCAGGGGGGCATGAGGCAGCAGCTGGGGGACCCAGGCCTCATGCCCCTACCTAACTCTGGAGCTGACCGCGCTCTGGACTGGTCCAACCTGGTGGATGCTGCCAAGGCCTTCGAGGGTAGGCAAA TTCAGCGACTGTTATCTGTAAATGATGAAAGCTCCAGGCCAGAGGTCACAGACACCAGCCCCCAGCAGGCAGAACCCCAGGCTGCCCCAGAGAGACACCCCTCGCCTGG TGAGAGCCCAGCCTGTCTGATGGGGAAGGTCAGCCAGCTGGAGTCTATGGTGAAGCTACTACAGGATGACCTTAATAAG
- the LOC115172638 gene encoding signal-induced proliferation-associated 1-like protein 1 isoform X2, with product MTSLKRPPMERIVGGSIPASDEFYTRHLRLANGGARTDSAHLQGGPGVPKMGVRARVAEWPPRKDLGALWQVTMEADSPGLAGGGHSHLKLGHLMSPQDSSMLRNIQNTLKSKTQTASYSPDSHYLSPGDYRVPSHRNTGRIRQRSNSDITISELDGGGDSGEDLGPSGAKWSPLHREYGSTSSIDQHGASGESFFEMLKGYQGVKPDQRSPAPDRLEDLLTAGLKQASIELHEETSESQASSRVKEREKPPKRRSKSETGGESIFRKLRSVRGESDSPRAGSDAEDGRSDDGVTPLKPWVCQRGFSHYDVQSMMFDLKKVIQSRQTAAVKRKNTTTGASAAAAASTTSTVSSIQSLAYSSPTGSQEELSTGARDSPSMDCGDEQSNELLLNCPCFCNEIGATCRRRAGGGPPRQGSGGSGTLGGENSLFESSLSSHCTNAGVAVLEGPKDNPSALSDRGKHYIAEHVDLGAYYYRKFFYLREHWNYFGMDEALGPVAVSLRREKQEEHKEHGQQYNYRVIFRTSELTTLRGSILEDAVPSSSKHGTTRGLPLKEVLEYLLPELDVPCLRLALNTPKVTEQLMKLDEQGLSFQVKVGVMYCRAGQSSEEEMYNNETAGPALEEFLQLLGERVRLKGFTKYRAQLDIKTDSTGTHSLYTAYRDYEIMFHVSTMLPYTPNNKQQLLRKRHIGNDIVTIVFQEPGALPFTPKTIFSHFQHVFIIVRVHSPCSDNTCYSVAVTRSRDVPSFGPPIPKGVTFPKSSVFRDFLLAKVINAENAAHKSEKFRAMATRTRQEYLRDLAERHVTGTPVEPTGKFPFISLAHKRRERVRPYSGAELRSLGAVTWPVHAEDQVAGAERECLLAISNDFLILLDQEAKAVVFNCATRDVIGWSSGSPASMKIYYERGESVSLRSINNNTEDFGEVVKRLELLTKGSQTTEMILRRNGLGQLGFHVNFEGIVAEVESYGYAWQAGLRQGSRLVEICKVAVASLSHEQMIDLLRTSVTVKVVIIPPHEDSTPRRGCSELYHMPLVDYKNHKEGMPYEFKFPFRSNNNNKWPRTSSSPQSRTTVAGGTLIKAPASDYQDRAGVIPRSVSSDGRPLNPKRYSPGNDNYALACSIVMGRSPHTRNSPTSLSYTDTGSAGSNHWRQKSMPDGFNNNNRHSPVSAERQGVGEGSNGTKPAPGWPREGDGANRGADRATTDLAVTKAAVPRLQEQGGDLSPNKNIKVEASYSSSQSGSNTLSSNASSSAHSDEKWYEIGSSRTGVRPDSELIGYLQRESTDSGIDATSYGASGSGGSRAKERRAPETSPSAPDSPAPPGSSEDPAQSPPVFPSAPDSGSYTLSDAASHSSTLSSGHSGSPMGPGCSPSSSQEESALTTSPTSQTSLSPGGPKSFYPRQGATSKFLIGWRKPGGTINSVDFGNIRKRHQSDGLLGGNPQLRAQLRAQSPQRVNKSNLQEDLKKLITLDSPPPSSHDQKPSFPAPPPSRRSLQRTLSDESIYSGQREPSYSGHRETPNDLLFNCSTVPRSPTARHAPPRQPSHKSLGDLCESSSQDQGGMRQQLGDPGLMPLPNSGADRALDWSNLVDAAKAFEVQRLLSVNDESSRPEVTDTSPQQAEPQAAPERHPSPGESPACLMGKVSQLESMVKLLQDDLNKEKDTKMSLQAQIQSLREHNQRLQEESYSASAKLKKFTEWVFNTIDMN from the exons ATGACCAGTCTGAAGCGCCCACCCATGGAGCGCATCGTCGGGGGTTCTATCCCTGCCTCTGATGAGTTCTACACCCGCCACCTCCGCCTGGCCAACGGAGGGGCACGTACAGACAGCGCCCACCTTCAAGGAGGCCCGGGGGTGCCCAAAATGGGGGTGCGCGCACGGGTTGCTGAATGGCCCCCGAGGAAGGACTTGGGAGCTCTGTGGCAAGTTACCATGGAGGCAGACTCCCCAGGCCTGGCCGGAGGGGGGCACAGCCACCTGAAACTAGGTCACCTGATGAGCCCCCAGGACTCCTCCATGCTCCGCAACATCCAGAACACACTGAAGAGTAAAACCCAGACGGCCAGCTACAGCCCAGACAGCCACTACCTGTCCCCGGGAGACTACAGAGTCCCATCCCACAGGAACACCGGCCGCATCCGCCAGCGCAGCAACAGTGACATCACCATCAGTGAGCTGGATGGTGGCGGGGACAGTGGGGAGGACTTGGGCCCCTCAGGGGCCAAGTGGTCCCCTCTACACAGAGAGTATGGCAGTACCTCCTCTATAGACCAGCACGGGGCGTCAGGGGAGAGTTTCTTTGAGATGTTGAAGGGCTACCAGGGAGTGAAGCCTGACCAGCGCAGCCCCGCTCCAGACAGACTAGAGGATCTGCTGACTGCTGGACTCAAGCAGGCCTCAATAGAACTACATGAGGAGACTAGTGAGAGCCAGGCATCCAGCAGAGTCAAGGAGAGAGAAAAGCCCCCAAAGAGACGCTCCAAGTCTGAGACAGGGGGCGAGTCTATATTCCGGAAGCTTCGCAGCGTGCGGGGGGAATCTGACTCGCCCCGAGCCGGGTCTGATGCTGAGGACGGCCGTTCAGATGATGGGGTCACCCCCCTCAAGCCCTGGGTCTGCCAGAGGGGCTTCTCCCACTACGACGTGCAGAGCATGATGTTTGACCTGAAAAAGGTGATCCAGAGCAGGCAGACGGCGGCAGTGAAGAGGAAGAACACCACCACGGGGGCGTCTGCTGCGGCTGCAGCCTCCACCACTTCCACCGTGTCCTCCATCCAGAGCCTGGCCTATAGCTCCCCCACTGGCAGTCAGGAGGAGCTTAGCACCGGGGCCAGGGACAGCCCCAGCATGGACTGCGGGGATGAGCAGAGCAATGAACTGCTCCTCAACTGCCCCTGCTTCTGCAATGAGATTGGGGCCACCTGCAGGCGCAGGGCAGGGGGCGGTCCCCCCAGACAGGGGAGTGGAGGCTCAGGGACCCTGGGAGGCGAGAACAGCCTGTTTGAGTCGTCCCTCAGCTCCCACTGCACTAACGCTGGGGTGGCAGTGCTGGAGGGGCCCAAGGACAACCCCAGTGCCCTCAGTGATCGGGGCAAACACTACATCGCAGAACACGTGGACCTGGGAGCCTACTACTACAGGAAGTTCTTCTACCTTAGAG aacACTGGAACTACTTTGGGATGGACGAGGCTCTGGGTCCGGTGGCTGTGAGTCTGCGCAGGGAGAAACAGGAGGAGCACAAAGAGCACGGCCAGCAGTACAACTACCGGGTCATCTTCAGAACCTCAGAG TTGACCACACTCCGGGGGTCTATTCTGGAGGACGCGGTCCCCTCGTCCTCTAAGCATGGCACTACCCGCGGGCTGCCCCTGAAGGAGGTGCTGGAGTACCTGCTACCAGAGCTGGACGTGCCCTGCCTCCGCCTGGCCCTCAACACGCCCAAGGTCacagaacagctgatgaaactggacGAACAGGGG cTGAGTTTCCAGGTGAAGGTGGGGGTGATGTACTGCAGGGCGGGGCAGAGCAGTGAGGAGGAGATGTACAATAATGAAACGGCGGGCCCTGCCCTGGAAGAGTTCCTACAGCTGCTAGGGGAGAGAGTCCGCCTCAAAGGCTTTACCAAGTACCGCGCCCAGCTCGACATCAAGa CTGATTCCACTGGCACCCACTCCCTTTACACGGCCTACAGGGACTATGAGATCATGTTCCACGTGTCTACAATGCTGCCCTACACACCCAACAACAAACAACAG TTGCTGAGGAAGAGACACATTGGGAACGACATCGTCACCATCGTGTTCCAGGAGCCGGGAGCCCTCCCCTTCACCCCCAAGACCATCTTCTCCCACTTCCAACACGTGTTCATCATCGTCCGCGTACACAGCCCCTGCTCCGACAACACCTGCTACAG cgtGGCTGTGACTCGTTCCAGGGATGTGCCCTCCTTTGGCCCCCCTATCCCCAAGGGCGTGACCTTCCCCAAGTCCAGCGTCTTCAGGGACTTCCTGCTGGCCAAGGTCATCAACGCTGAGAACGCCGCCCACAAGTCTGAGAAGTTCAGAGCCATGGCGACACGCACGCGACAGGAGTACCTGCGGGACCTGGCAGAACGTCACGTGACCGGCACGCCGGTTGAGCCCACAGGGAAATTCCCCTTCATCTCATTGGCTCACAAGCGGAGAGAGAGGGTGCGGCCATACAGTGGGGCAGAGCTACGGAGCCTGGGGGCGGTGACATGGCCGGTGCATGCGGAGGACCAGGTAGCCGGGGCGGAGAGGGAGTGTCTACTGGCCATCTCCAACGACTTCCTCATCCTATTGGACCAGGAGGCCAAAGCCGTGGTCTTCAACTGCGCCACGCGCGACGTCATTGGCTGGTCCTCGGGCAGCCCTGCCTCCATGAAGATCTACTATGAGCGTGGGGAGAGCGTGTCGCTGCGCTCCATCAACAACAACACGGAGGACTTTGGAGAGGTGGTCAAACGCCTGGAG CTTCTGACTAAGGGCAGCCAGACCACAGAGATGATCCTGAGGAGGAACGGTCTGGGCCAGCTGGGCTTCCATGTGAACTTTGAGGGCATCGTAGCGGAAGTCGAGTCCTACGGATACGCCTGGCAGGCGGGGCTGCGCCAGGGCAGCAGACTGGTAGAGATCTGTAAGGTGGCCGTGGCATCGCTGTCCCACGAGCAGATGATCGACCTGCTGAGGACCTCCGTCACTGTCAAGGTGGTCATCATCCCCCCGCACGAGGACTCCACCCCTCGCAG AGGCTGTTCAGAGCTGTACCACATGCCCCTGGTGGACTATAAGAACCACAAGGAGGGGATGCCCTATGAGTTTAAATTCCCCTTccgcagcaacaacaacaacaagtggCCCCGCACCTCCTCCAGCCCCCAGAGCCGCACCACAGTGGCGGGGGGGACGCTCATCAAGGCCCCGGCTTCAGACTATCAGGACCGGGCCGGAGTTATCCCGCGCAGTGTGTCCAGCGACGGGCGCCCTCTCAACCCCAAAAG GTATTCCCCAGGGAATGATAACTATGCCCTGGCCTGTTCAATCGTGATGGGCCGCTCTCCACACACCCGCAACTCCCCCACCAGTCTCTCCTACACAGACACCGGGAGTGCAGGCTCCAACCACTGGAGACAGAAGTCCATGCCAGACGG GTTTAACAACAATAACCGTCACTCCCCTGTGTCTGCTGAGCGTCAGGGAGTTGGAGAAGGGTCTAACGGGACTAAGCCTGCCCCCGGATGGCCCCGAGAGGGGGATGGGGCCAACAGGGGAGCCGATAGAGCCACAACAG ACCTAGCTGTCACCAAGGCTGCAGTACCTCGTCTCCAGGAGCAGGGGGGGGACCTGTCCcccaacaagaacatcaag GTGGAAGCTTCCTACTCCTCCAGCCAATCAGGCAGTAACACACTGTCCAGTAACGCCTCCAGCTCCGCCCACAGTGATGAGAAGTGGTATGAGATTGGCTCCAGCAGGACAGGGGTGCGGCCTGACTCAGAGCTCATCGGCTACCTGCAGCGGGAGTCCACAGACAGCGGCATCGACGCTACCTCTTACGGGGCTTCAGGGTCCGGGGGCTCCAGGGCCAAAGAGCGGCGGGCCCCAGAGACCTCTCCTTCAGCCCCGGACTCACCCGCCCCCCCAGGGAGCAGCGAGGACCCAGCCCAGAGCCCACCTGTGTTCCCCTCAGCGCCAGACAGTGGCTCCTATACCCTCAGTGATGCTGCTTCCCATTCCAG TACTCTGAgctccggccactccggcagtcccATGGGTCCAGGCTGCAGCCCCAGCTCCTCCCAGGAGGAGTCAGCCCTGaccacctcccccacctcccagACTTCCCTTTCCCCTGGAGGCCCCAAGAGCTTCTACCCCCGCCAGGGAGCCACCTCCAAGTTCCTTATTGGCTGGAGGAAGCCTGGAGGCACCATCAACTCTGTGGACTTTGGCAACATACGCAA ACGTCACCAGAGTGATGGGTTGCTGGGTGGCAACCCCCAGCTCCGGGCCCAACTCAGGGCCCAATCCCCCCAGCGGGTCAACAAGTCCAACCTGCAGGAAGACCTGAAGAAACTCATCACCCTGGACAGCCCCCCGCCGTCCTCTCATGATCAAAAG cCCTCATTCCCCGCCCCCCCTCCCAGCCGGCGCTCCCTGCAGAGGACCCTGTCAGACGAGAGCATCTACAGCGGGCAGCGGGAGCCCTCGTACAGCGGGCACAGAGAGACACCCAACGACCTGCTCTTCAACTGCTCCACCGTGCCCCGCTCGCCCACCGCCCGCCACGCGCCACCCCGACAACCCTCACACAAGTCTCTGG gTGACCTGTGTGAGTCGTCCAGCCAGGACCAGGGGGGCATGAGGCAGCAGCTGGGGGACCCAGGCCTCATGCCCCTACCTAACTCTGGAGCTGACCGCGCTCTGGACTGGTCCAACCTGGTGGATGCTGCCAAGGCCTTCGAGG TTCAGCGACTGTTATCTGTAAATGATGAAAGCTCCAGGCCAGAGGTCACAGACACCAGCCCCCAGCAGGCAGAACCCCAGGCTGCCCCAGAGAGACACCCCTCGCCTGG TGAGAGCCCAGCCTGTCTGATGGGGAAGGTCAGCCAGCTGGAGTCTATGGTGAAGCTACTACAGGATGACCTTAATAAG